Sequence from the Streptomyces mobaraensis NBRC 13819 = DSM 40847 genome:
TCGAGCCCTGCTGACCGAACGGAGTGCCTGGGGCGGCCTGGACCGGCTTCACCCAGTCGCCCACGGCAGACGTGGTCTCCTCCGGCTGGACCTCCGGGACGTCCTTGCTCGGGTCGTACGGCTTCCCGTGCTTGCTCGGAGCATCCGCGGGCTTCCCTCCGGAGAACTCCACGACGAGCTTGGCCGCCGCCAGCTCGAACGAGGCCGGAGCCATCGGCGAACCGGAGCGCTGGACCTTGTGCGACGCCTCCCACAGCGGCATGGACTTCCACCCCGGAGCGAGTTCCTTCATGGTCGTGAAGAACTTCCGCGCCGCGTAGGCCGGGTCCGTGACCTGTGCGTGGGAACCCCAGCCCATCGAGGGGCGCTGCTGGAACAGGCCAGCGGAGTCACGGTCTCCGCCCTGAAGGTTCTGGAGCCTGCTCTCCTGGTACGCGGTCGCGATGCCGATCACAGCGGCACGCGGACCGTCCTGAGTGCCGAAGATGGCGAGTGCCTGGTCGTAGATGACGCGGGCGTTGTCCGTCTCGGCAGCGGTCAGCGGCCGGTCCCAGCCCTTCTGTACCACCGGGGGCTTGGCGGGCATGACGTCCCCGAGCGTGACGGTGGAACCTTCCGGACTGACCGGCTTCACAGGCTTTAGCGGCTTCGGCTGCTTGTTGGTCTCGCAGGTGCAGGCTGTGCCGTTGTTCACCGTGTCGGGGACGAGGATGCTCTTCCCGTCAAGGTTCACGTGCTGGCCCGGGAAGATCAGGTCCGGATCAGGGAACCGGCCCTTGTTCATGTCGAGCAGCTTCTGAAGGCTGATGCCGTGCGTCACGGCGATACCCCACAGGGTGTCGCCCTTCCGTACCGTGTACTTCTTCACTCCCTGGTTCGGCTTCTCCGTATCCGGCTTCGAGGGAGTGACAGGCGTGTTCTCGCTGCTGGTAGTCGGGTCGGGCTTGCGATCGGGTGTGGGCTTGGCATCCGGCTTCTTCGACGGCTCCTTGGTGGGCTGCGGCTTCTGAGTCTCCTTCTTATCGGGGATGTTCAGCTTCTGGCCCTCGTTGATGCGGTTCGGGTCCTTCACCTGCGGGTTCGCTGTGAGGAGTTCCGCCAGGGTGACGCCGAGGATGGCGCAGATGCCGATCATGGTCATGCCGCGCTTGACCGTGAACTTACCGATGGGCGGCTTCCCGCTGCCCCCGTTGTCGGGAAGGATCGCGGTCTGGTCGGTCGAGCCTGCCTTGTACTTCGGCCGAGCGAACCCGTGGATGCGCGGGTTGCTGATGTCGGTCCACTTCTCGTAGACCCCGTCGCCGTTGTAGTACGTACCTCCGTACGAACCTCCGGTGTTGCCACCGATGACCCGTATTCGATCGCCGGAGACCTCGGTGACCATGTCCACGTGAGTCCCGCCAGAGGGCCCGTACATGACCAGGTCGCCGGGCTTGGGGCCCGAACGGTGAAACTGGCCGCGCTCCTTGAACCAGTCGGTACACGCCAGGCAGGACGCGGTAAGCGGGACCACATCGGTGTTGCCGGTCTTCACAGCCAGCCATGAGATCCAGGTCTGACACCAGGGCTGGTTTTGAGCCCAACCGAGACCGGGGACCTCGGGCGGGTACTTCGTCCAGTTGTCCTGTCCTTCGCGGTAGCCGAGCTGAGTGCGGCCCTTGTCGATCATTGACTTGGCGGTGTTCGCCACGTCGCCTCCTTTCGTAAGCCCTTGCGGGCATGCGAAAGGCCGCCCACTGGGGCGGCCTGAGTTAGTTAGTTATTTGGATGCTTGGGGCGGACACCTCCCGGGCTGTCGCGGGTGCCGTGTTGTGCGGCGCTGAGCAACTACTCCGAG
This genomic interval carries:
- a CDS encoding peptidoglycan DD-metalloendopeptidase family protein — its product is MANTAKSMIDKGRTQLGYREGQDNWTKYPPEVPGLGWAQNQPWCQTWISWLAVKTGNTDVVPLTASCLACTDWFKERGQFHRSGPKPGDLVMYGPSGGTHVDMVTEVSGDRIRVIGGNTGGSYGGTYYNGDGVYEKWTDISNPRIHGFARPKYKAGSTDQTAILPDNGGSGKPPIGKFTVKRGMTMIGICAILGVTLAELLTANPQVKDPNRINEGQKLNIPDKKETQKPQPTKEPSKKPDAKPTPDRKPDPTTSSENTPVTPSKPDTEKPNQGVKKYTVRKGDTLWGIAVTHGISLQKLLDMNKGRFPDPDLIFPGQHVNLDGKSILVPDTVNNGTACTCETNKQPKPLKPVKPVSPEGSTVTLGDVMPAKPPVVQKGWDRPLTAAETDNARVIYDQALAIFGTQDGPRAAVIGIATAYQESRLQNLQGGDRDSAGLFQQRPSMGWGSHAQVTDPAYAARKFFTTMKELAPGWKSMPLWEASHKVQRSGSPMAPASFELAAAKLVVEFSGGKPADAPSKHGKPYDPSKDVPEVQPEETTSAVGDWVKPVQAAPGTPFGQQGSMWASGHHTGLDLPAPQGTPIVAAGTGQVIEAGWAGAYGQSVVVQHENGVKTRYAHMSAISVSVGQAVDAGARIGDVGSTGNVTGAHLHLEFIVNGVQVDPMRYLGG